The Mastacembelus armatus chromosome 9, fMasArm1.2, whole genome shotgun sequence genome contains a region encoding:
- the LOC113139323 gene encoding tetraspanin-15, whose amino-acid sequence MPSYSELRKTNHFYYFIKFTLNIYSMLFSLMGLCVLCVGVYAEVERQKNRTLEGLFLAPAVVLILLGLVMFTVSVVGMVGSLRDNKTLLHMFLCVLCVLLLLQAIALAMALIFEKKTSALFQSSIREGIKHYYDDLDFKNILDYVQQKFSCCGGDEYKDWGVNQYHLCNGTGPLACGVPYTCCVRRKVGEVINTLCGYKTLDQQRETLHEVIHVRGCIHAVNLWMSDNIGITIALCCAIGLPQLLGIILSCIFWNLLVDMSESADMVDFKLKKAEFEYNELDLAGAGWCMCLPRDGGYLPVPASEPELDPIDIHLEKLKKQPPRTHSQLRELQQSRSATGLDEVDIGRKQKREH is encoded by the exons ATGCCGTCCTACTCTGAGCTGAGAAAAACCAACCACTTCTACTACTTCATCAAATTTACCTTAAACATCTACTCTATGCTCTTCTCG CTTATGGGTctttgtgtgctgtgtgtggggGTGTATGCTGAAGTGGAAAGGCAGAAGAATCGAACCCTGGAGGGCCTTTTCCTGGCTCCTGCTGTGGTGCTCATCCTACTGGGCCTGGTGATGttcactgtgtctgtggtggGCATGGTTGGATCCCTCAGGGACAATAAGACCCTGTTGCACATG TTCCTCTGCGTTCTCTGTGTGTTGCTGCTTCTCCAGGCAATCGCTCTCGCAATGGCTCTTATCTTTGAAAAGAAG ACATCGGCcttgtttcagagcagtataCGAGAGGGAATTAAACACTACTACGATGACCTGGACTTCAAAAACATCTTGGACTATGTGCAACAAAAg ttttCTTGTTGTGGAGGGGATGAGTATAAGGACTGGGGAGTCAACCAGTACCATCTTTGCAATGGAACTGGTCCATTAGCCTGTGGGGTTCCATACACCTGTTGTGTTCGGCGCAAG GTGGGAGAGGTCATCAACACTCTATGTGGTTACAAGACTCTGGACCAACAG CGTGAAACCCTGCATGAGGTGATCCATGTGCGAGGTTGCATCCATGCTGTCAACCTCTGGATGAGTGACAACATTGGAATAACCATTGCACTCTGCTGCGCTATTGGGCTGCCACAG CTGCTGGGCATCATCCTGAGCTGCATCTTCTGGAACCTACTGGTGGACATGAGTGAGTCGGCTGACATGGTCGATTTCAAGCTGAAGAAAGCAGAGTTTGAGTACAACGAGCTGGACTTAGCCGGCGCCGGCTGGTGTATGTGCTTGCCAAGAGATGGCGGCTACCTGCCTGTCCCTGCTTCTGAGCCTGAACTCGACCCCATTGATATTCACCTGGAGAAGCTGAAGAAGCAGCCGCCTCGCACACACTCCCAGCTGCGAGAACTGCAGCAGTCCAGATCGGCCACAGGGCTAGATGAGGTGGACATTGGTCGGAAGCAGAAAAGGGAACACTGA